Below is a window of Sulfurisphaera ohwakuensis DNA.
TAAAGATACTATAGAATTATTGAAAATGTATTTTATAATATATAAAGATCAAGCAGAGATAAAGATACCAAGGAGACTAACTCCACTTTTTGGTTTTCTAAAGAAAAATGGTTTAATATACTTAGACCATGAGGACATGACTTATAAATTTGTTTAAGAATATATTATTTCCTTAAATACTCTTTCAATAAGCTTTGGTGTAATTGCTCTTTTTATCATCTCATCAATTGCTTTTATCATTTGATCACTGTTTACTATGTCTTTAGCCGAATATTCAAGTTTACTTGAAGTAAGGATTTTTTCTCTCATTTCCATAATTAAACTAGAATAATTTTGTCCCTTTAAATAATCTGAAATTAATGTAATCTTCTGATCTAGTATTATAGTGTCATTAACTATCTTTGAAATGTATTTAATTATTTCATCCTTTCTTTCGTGCTCTTTTATTTTCTGTTCTAGTATATTCTTAAACTTATTTAGGATAACTGGGTATGTAACAAGGATAAAGTATCCTTCACCGCCTAAGTTCCATAAGCTAACTTTCTCTGCAATTTCATCTACTGAGTCTGTTAAGGCTTCTTTAATTGAATCAATTGATAGATCTAGTAATAAATTATCTAAATCTTTTTCTCCAACAAGCTTCTCCATATTCTCAGATCCTACATAAAATACGGAATACACAGATGAAGTACCATATTTCCAAGTAGAGAACGGACAAATTGTTAGCACAGCTTTTCCCTTAGAAGATATTGGATATCCCTTATATGTAGTCAAATTTAATCCGGCACATTCATCATCATTTCCTTTAATTCCTAGTTTTTTAGCCCAACAACCAGCATGAATTTTTCTTTCTTTTAATGCATCTTTTACAACTTCATATGCTAATATACCCGTATCTCCAGATAGTAAATTGTAAATGTATAATGCTTCTGGACAGAGGAAATAAATCCCTTGGGCATCTTTATTTTTCTTTAATTCCAAAATTTTACTTACCTTATCTTTAGCACCTTGAATATTCCCTCCAATAAAATCATCAAAACCGCAACAAGCATTTACTAATTCTACTCTAGGAGAAAATTCTTGAGGCAAAGAGTTTCCTTTATCTAACAAGTATGTTAAAAAACCTCTAACACCATTTATATCATATTTAGATGCACATCCTACAAAGAGTAAATACAAAGGCCTATTTCTATAAGTATTTTGAAGTTTTTTTGCTAGGTTAGAGATATCTGAAGGTAAATCTTGTATTTCTATTTTAATTTTTTCTGGAGAAATAATATTTACCCCTTCAGTAGTTAATTTACTAATTGGTATATTTACTGGGCATACTTCTTCATCTTTTACACATCCAAAGCAAGTTTCAAAATCCTTTTCCTCCATTATAAGTCTACCAATTTTCCCAACTGGAGAATATAGAGGGTTATGGGTGACTTCGTATGCTTTACAAACATTAAGGCATAATCCACAGTTAATACATTTAGTTGCCTCGTTATATATGCTAACTATGCTCTTATACTCTTTTGGTAATTTAGTCTTCTTTCCTAATTTGTTTAAAATCTCTAAATGTAATTTGTCATATTCAGAAAGTGAGGGGAAAGGTAAGAACTCTTTATTTTTCTTTAAAAATGAGAAAAGTTCGTTTAAATCATCAAACTTAATTCGTCCTAAAAATACATAGTATTTATCTGGTGAATTAAAATTTATTTTGTATCCTATAATTTTTTCAAAAAATTTTAACTGAGCTAACTTAGAATATGAAGACTCTGGAAATCTGAGCATAACTGGTATATAATCTCTTTTAAAACTCTGTATAACAATTTTATTTATATCGTTAATTAAAGAGTAAGTATCAATACTACTCCCAGAAATACCTTCCAGTTTCGCATAATTAGAAGTTAAATAAAATCTTTCTTTGTCATCTAGTATAATTGCACTCCATGCAAACTTACTTTCTTTATCACTTTCAATTACTTCTGTATAATTTGCTGTCATAACGATTGCTTCATTATCTTTAAGACTGTGAACCTCTTTCTTTCCTCTTACAAAACCAAATTTGTAACTTCCAAATCCAGACCCATTAGTTGCTATGAACCCTCCTATGCTTCCTTGCAGATATAATGGAAAAAGTACTGGTACTTTTGAATATTTCTTTAACTCGTTTATAAGTTCTTCAAATGTAAGTCCTGGTGCTACTCTATAAATAGAATAAATAGAAGAATCGGATTTGATTTCTTCTATTATATTCCCAGAAGGTAATTTTGTAGGTGAAGGAATAATTTTAGGGTTAGAATATTTTATAATGTCCCCATTCATCGAGGTAAGTCTTCCAATTACAACTTCTTTATCTTCCTTGATAAGAAGTTTTTCTATTTCTTTGATTTCAATAGTAGTCAAAGCCCTACTAAAGATTGATGCATCAGTAACTCTCATCCACAATAATTAAAAATATAAAGTAATAAATGTTTTCCTAAATAGATGACAGATATTGAAATTATCGTTCCCCTAAATATTTCTGGAATTTGGTATCCAGTTTATACTGAAGATATAAGGTATACCGGGTCTATAGGCTTATCATTGGTATTAAATCCGCCAATAATCGCTTTTCCTAAAAAAGGTGATCCGGAAATTTATTTTAATACCCAACGTGTGAATTTTCCAAATTTAAAGTATCTAAGTCTTTTAGCTAATGTAAAACTTTATATCCAATCTGAAGTACCTTTAGGTTTTGGTTACGGGCTTAGTGGTGCAATAAGTTTAGCTTATGCTCTAGCTTCTTATGAATTGTATAACATAAAATTAGAAGATGCACTTGTGGTTGCTCATGAAAGCGAAATATTTACTAATAATGGACTCGGTGATTTAATCTCCGAATATTATGGTGGAGGATTAGTTTACAGAAAGAAGCCTGGTGCTCCAGGATATGGAGAAGTAGAAAAAATTATAGTTGAATGGGAGCCAATTTGTAGTAAACCTCTATCAAAAGAATCTACAGAGAAATTAATAAAAAATAAAAATGATAATGCGCTAGTATATATAAATCAGTTTTTACATAATCCTTCTTTATTAAAGTTCTTTGAATTATCGAGGAAATTTACTGAAGAGATCGGATTTATATCCCCTTTTCCAAACTCTTTCAGAAAGAAAGGTTTAATACTTAGATTAAAAGAATGTGAAGAAGGATGGATAAAACACACACCAGCAATACATGGAGCTTACATTCGTTAATTCCAGAAAATCATCCTAGAAAAGAATCTCTCATAATAAGAGAAAAAATAGTGGATGGCTTATTAAATGGCTATGTTGCGCCCCAAGGATTAATTGCTCATGGAAGGGGAGAATGTTTTGACTATCTTATTGGAGAAAAAACTCAAGAATTTGCGATTAAAGCTATAAAAGCCGGAGTTGCTTCTCTACTGTTAGCTAAAAACCCCGTAATATCGGTAAATGGTAATATGGCAGCACTAGTACCTAACGAAATAGTAAAATTAGCGGAATTAATAAATGCAAAAATAGAAGTGAACTTGTTTTATAGAACTATTGAAAGAGAAAGGAAGATTGCTGAGATACTAAAGAAGGCTGGTGCAAAAGAGGTCTTAGGTGTTGATGAAGATGCGTCGGCTACTATTCCAGAACTTTTCAGTGAAAGAAGAAGAGTTAGTCCAAGAGGAATATACATAGCTGATGTAGTATTATTAGGATTAGAAGACGGAGATAGAACAGAAGCTTTAGTTAAAATGGGTAAGAAAGTTATTGCAATAGACTTAAACCCTATGTCAAGAACTTCTCAGAAAGCTAGTATAACTATAGTAGATAATGTGATTAGAGCATTTCCCAAAATGATTGAGATAGCTAAAGAACTAAGAAACAAAAGTAAAGAGGAATTAGAACAAATAGTGAAAAATTATAATAATAAGGAAATATTAGCTGAAAGTCTTAGATTTATAAGCAACTACCTTCTTCAGCTATCTCGAGATTTATAATGCTCTTTTCCCGGGAATCTCCCTTCTTTTACCTCTGAGATATAATCCTCTATTGCTCTTCTTATTAGTCCCCTTAAATCTATATATTTCTTTGCGAAATAAGGAGTAAAATCTGAAAGACCAAGTAAGTCATGAATAACTAAGATTTGTCCGTCACAATATGGTCCTGCTCCTATACATATCGTTGGAATATTAATGCTTTCAGTTATTTTTTTAGCTACATCTGAGTAAGTGTTTTCTATTACTATTGAAAAAGCCCCAGCTTCTTCTAGTGCTTTTGCATCTTTAACTAATTGTTCCTCTTCTTTTTCTCTTTTCCCCAAAATTCTATATCCACCTATTCTTAAGAATCTTTGTGGGGTTAATCCTATGTGACCCATAACAGGTATTCCAGCCCTTACTATAGCCCTAACAACATCTCTCACTTCTTCTCCACCTTCTAATTTTACTGCATCAGCACCATGTCTAGCAAGTAAACCAGCATTTTTTACAGCATCTTTGGTTGACGTTTCATAGCTTAAGAATGGCATATCAGCAACTATTAACTGTGGAGGCTTAGCTTTTACTACTGCGTCTAGATGAATTAACATATCTCTCATAGTCACTTTAAGTGTGTTCTCTTTTCCTAAAACTACCATTCCAAGGGAGTCCCCAACTAAGATACCATCAAGATTCGTCTGAGATATTATCTTCGCTGAGGGATAATCGTAGGCTGTTAACATTATTATTTTCTCTTTCTTTTCCTTCTTTTTCAAGAAATCCCTTATTGTAACCTTTTCCATAAATTTTCCTAGCAATAATTGATGCTAAAGTTAATATTCTCTTTATTCTTTCAGCAATTGGTAATGTTTCCTCATATTGCGAAGCTTCCTCATAAATTTCCGTTAATTTTGAAAGCTCATCAAATACCATTAACCTAAAAGTTTTCTTGTCTATCTCAGTAATAATACTTTTCTTAGACATTAAATCCAGTTTTCTTTCTATTTTTTGTGGTTCAAGAGAGTAAAATTTTATTTTAATAAGCTCTATTTTGGGATCTCCTTCTTTATTTTTGTTTAAGATAGTCTCTACTTGTTCCTTATCGATGAACTTCCACCAGTGTTGATTACTGCTTTTATATGTGGTTTCTAATATACCATAATCCTTTTCAAGAGCCCTTAAAATCATTTTAGGGTCATAAGAATAACCTAATTGTGAAAGTTTATCTACAACGTCCTTATAACTAAAATCTCCTAATTCTGGCTTATTGTTTTCATATGAGCAATCTAAAGCAGCTTGAAGTATAATCCTTCCTTTCTCTCCGAACTTCAGTAAGAACTCTAATGTTCTGTCGCTAACATTACCAGTTACCACATATAACTTACTTCGAATGATTTTTTATTCTAATATTTCGAAAAACATGGTATAATGAACGAAGAAATTGCTATCAGTGTTATCAATCTTAGAAAAAAGTTCGGTAATTTTTGGGCCTTAAAAGATGTTAACTTTACGGTAAAAAAGGGGGAAGTATTTGGTTTAATTGGCCCTAATGGTGCTGGTAAAACTACTACACTTAGGGTAGTTGCAGGTATAATTAAGAGCTACGAAGGTATCGTAAAAGTATTTGGTTTAGATCCTGTAAAAGCTAAAAATAACGGATATATCTCCTATATGCCAGAAGATGCGTTCCCATATGAAAAACTTACTGGAATAGAAAATTTACAGTTTTTTGCTGAACTTTACAGTCGTGGTGATAAGAGGAAAACTCAAGAATTCGTTGAATTAGGCATAAAAATAGCTAATTTAGGGG
It encodes the following:
- a CDS encoding 4Fe-4S dicluster domain-containing protein gives rise to the protein MRVTDASIFSRALTTIEIKEIEKLLIKEDKEVVIGRLTSMNGDIIKYSNPKIIPSPTKLPSGNIIEEIKSDSSIYSIYRVAPGLTFEELINELKKYSKVPVLFPLYLQGSIGGFIATNGSGFGSYKFGFVRGKKEVHSLKDNEAIVMTANYTEVIESDKESKFAWSAIILDDKERFYLTSNYAKLEGISGSSIDTYSLINDINKIVIQSFKRDYIPVMLRFPESSYSKLAQLKFFEKIIGYKINFNSPDKYYVFLGRIKFDDLNELFSFLKKNKEFLPFPSLSEYDKLHLEILNKLGKKTKLPKEYKSIVSIYNEATKCINCGLCLNVCKAYEVTHNPLYSPVGKIGRLIMEEKDFETCFGCVKDEEVCPVNIPISKLTTEGVNIISPEKIKIEIQDLPSDISNLAKKLQNTYRNRPLYLLFVGCASKYDINGVRGFLTYLLDKGNSLPQEFSPRVELVNACCGFDDFIGGNIQGAKDKVSKILELKKNKDAQGIYFLCPEALYIYNLLSGDTGILAYEVVKDALKERKIHAGCWAKKLGIKGNDDECAGLNLTTYKGYPISSKGKAVLTICPFSTWKYGTSSVYSVFYVGSENMEKLVGEKDLDNLLLDLSIDSIKEALTDSVDEIAEKVSLWNLGGEGYFILVTYPVILNKFKNILEQKIKEHERKDEIIKYISKIVNDTIILDQKITLISDYLKGQNYSSLIMEMREKILTSSKLEYSAKDIVNSDQMIKAIDEMIKRAITPKLIERVFKEIIYS
- a CDS encoding pantoate kinase: MTDIEIIVPLNISGIWYPVYTEDIRYTGSIGLSLVLNPPIIAFPKKGDPEIYFNTQRVNFPNLKYLSLLANVKLYIQSEVPLGFGYGLSGAISLAYALASYELYNIKLEDALVVAHESEIFTNNGLGDLISEYYGGGLVYRKKPGAPGYGEVEKIIVEWEPICSKPLSKESTEKLIKNKNDNALVYINQFLHNPSLLKFFELSRKFTEEIGFISPFPNSFRKKGLILRLKECEEGWIKHTPAIHGAYIR
- a CDS encoding 4-phosphopantoate--beta-alanine ligase: MDKTHTSNTWSLHSLIPENHPRKESLIIREKIVDGLLNGYVAPQGLIAHGRGECFDYLIGEKTQEFAIKAIKAGVASLLLAKNPVISVNGNMAALVPNEIVKLAELINAKIEVNLFYRTIERERKIAEILKKAGAKEVLGVDEDASATIPELFSERRRVSPRGIYIADVVLLGLEDGDRTEALVKMGKKVIAIDLNPMSRTSQKASITIVDNVIRAFPKMIEIAKELRNKSKEELEQIVKNYNNKEILAESLRFISNYLLQLSRDL
- the panB gene encoding 3-methyl-2-oxobutanoate hydroxymethyltransferase → MEKVTIRDFLKKKEKKEKIIMLTAYDYPSAKIISQTNLDGILVGDSLGMVVLGKENTLKVTMRDMLIHLDAVVKAKPPQLIVADMPFLSYETSTKDAVKNAGLLARHGADAVKLEGGEEVRDVVRAIVRAGIPVMGHIGLTPQRFLRIGGYRILGKREKEEEQLVKDAKALEEAGAFSIVIENTYSDVAKKITESINIPTICIGAGPYCDGQILVIHDLLGLSDFTPYFAKKYIDLRGLIRRAIEDYISEVKEGRFPGKEHYKSRDS
- a CDS encoding ABC transporter ATP-binding protein, with the protein product MNEEIAISVINLRKKFGNFWALKDVNFTVKKGEVFGLIGPNGAGKTTTLRVVAGIIKSYEGIVKVFGLDPVKAKNNGYISYMPEDAFPYEKLTGIENLQFFAELYSRGDKRKTQEFVELGIKIANLGDKIYQPTSTYSRGMKRRLIIARTLMVMPKLAILDEPTSALDVDSAVRVRNTIVEMSKKYGITIILSSHNMLEVQYMCDNIAMINDGKTIISGSPNDIIEKLKVKNLEEAFMKVISNA